DNA sequence from the Oreochromis niloticus isolate F11D_XX linkage group LG8, O_niloticus_UMD_NMBU, whole genome shotgun sequence genome:
GGCAAAATAAAATGGACACTGATGATTCATGTATTTGTTAAGTCCTGAATGTGTGTTGGGAACTCAGCTCTGAATCTTGCTGAGATTAATACGTTTTTGTTGCATGACTCTCACAGCTAACATCTGAACTCTTACGCCGCTTCAGTTCTACTTTTTGAATCAATAATTCAAGAATGTTAACCCTTAGGTATTTTATTATCAGCAAAAATGATATAATCTGTTCttttatttgacacagagtGACAACATCAGGAAGTATTCAGTGTTTCAAAGTTCTCGATAAGCACCCTGGGAATTGACTGAGACTGGAATTTGTTATGTAAGGTATGAGGCCATAATAAAGGCTAAGACCTTAAGATTAGCAAGTCTAGTATTTGGAATAAGCTGATGTCTGGCTCTGTTAGTTGTGAGCTGGTCTTATGATGTCTTGCTGTTTAAATCAGTGTAAACGATGGAAAGTTACCTGCTATCAAGTTTCTATTATATTCGTTATAGCCAAACTTTTCCTTGTTGGGAAAATAATAGACATAAAAACTTTCTGCTCAACTGTTTGTTCCCTTTTTCAAAGTGTGGGCGTGCCTATATTTGTTACCCAGTTCTGATCCTGGATGTGTTTTAAGAAGGCTTTGTCTGTAAACTGTGTAATCATGTCACCAGTGGAATGACCCAGACATGACCCACTAAAGCTACCAACAGCACCAAAGTACACCACCATAAGCTTTCGTAAAAGGGCAAGGAAGAGAGATGGAACAAGGAGTGGGAGTGTTTCAATTGGTGCTTTGGCACAAATCAGTGCAGCCTCATTTATCACCTTTTTAGTACTGAGTATTCCACAGGGAGAATTTGGTAAATGAAGCAGACtgtaatagaaaaataaatagaaaaataattcTAATAAACAGTAAACTGTCTTTCAGTTACAAGTGTTCAAACTAGAGGTACCAGAATCCAAACCTATATTACATTTGTGTCAAAAACAGTGAGAAACTGCACCTCCCATTTATCATTTTTCATTCTGTCTGCTATTGTCTGCAGGCTGAAGCACTACATATAATGCGATTAAAGGTTTATTGTAGACAAAAGCCTCTTATGTTGATGTTGCTGCCCAAAAAACCTTTGACAATGACATATTCCTTCCAGTGAAATCCACAGTCTCTGAACACAAATCAACTAACACAACCTAGAAAAAGCAAAGACGGAGGTGGTTCTCTTTCTATCGGCGTTGATGAAGATATTAGAGATGGCGCATATGACAGTGCCACTTCTAATGATGCTTTTTCTATGTACTCTATCCAGCAACTCGTCATTCCAGCCTGCTCTAGTATTAGAAATGGCCAAGATTCTTTTGGAAAACTACTGCTTCCCTGAGAACCTGGTTGGGATGCAAGAGGCCATCCAACAAGCTATCAACAGTGGAGAAATCCTACAGATTTCAGATAGGAAGACCCTGGCAACTGTGCTCACAGCTGGAGTACAAGGAGCACTGAATGATCCTCGGTTGACCATTTCCTATGAGCCTAATTTTGTCCCAGTGATGCCACCAACTCTGTCATCTCTTCCAAAAGAACAGCTGATCCGGCTGGTGAAAAACTCTGTCAAGTCGGATATCTTGGAAAACAATGTTGGCTATCTACGGATAGATCGGATCGTTGGAGAGGAAACAGCAGTAAAGTTGGGCTCTCAGCTCATGGAAAGTATCTGGGATAAAATTGCTCACACATCCTCACTAATCTTTGACCTAAGGTACAGCACAGCTGGAGAGCTCTCTGGAGTTCCTTTTATTATCTCCTATTTCTCAGACCCTGAGTCCCTTATTCATATTGACACTGTATATGACAGGCCTTCAAATTCAACCAAGGAGCTATGGACCATCCCATCTATAGTGGGGGAAAGGTATGGAAAGGAAAAAGATGTCATTATTTTGACCAGTAGACGCACAACCGGGACTGCTGAGGCAGTGGCATATGCTCTAAAAAAACTTAGGAGGGCCATCACAGTTGGAGAAAGGTCTGCTGGTGGGTCGGTGAAAGTCCAAAAAATTAGGATTGCTCAGTCAAAGTTCTACATAACAGTTCCTGTGGCAAGATCTGTCAGCCCAATTACAGGTCAGAGCTGGGAGGTGACTGGTGTTTCCCCAAATGTCCACGTCATTGCCAAGGAAGCCGTTGCAAAAGCCAAATCACTTCTGGCTATAAGGAATTCTATTCCAAAGGTTGTCCAAAGTATCTCTGACAAAATCAACCGGTTCTACACGTTTACTGAAAGAGTTCCAGCTCTTCTTCAACTCTTGGAATCTACAGACTTCGTGTCTGTCGTATCTGAAGAGGATCTAGCAATCAGACTCAACCAAGTGCTCCAGACTGTGTCTGAAGATCCCAGACTGACAATCAAATACATGCCAGAATATGCAGCCAATGTAGAGGAAGGCCCTGAAGATGACAGAGTTCCAGATGATCCTGGACTATTAATGGAATACATTGATACATTGCTCAAAGTGGAAATTCTCCCAGGCAACACTGGTTATGTCCGCTTTGACAAGTTTGTCAAGTCATCTGCTAAATTAGAAGAGGCCATGGCTAAAAAGGTATGGGTACCCCTCAAAGATACTGCTAACTTGATTATCGATTTGCGCTATAACACCGGTGGGTCCTCTACCTCTCTAGCCATTATTTTGTCTTATCTACAGGACACTTCACAGAAGCAACACTTTTTTACAATATATGACCGAATTCAGAACAGTACAACAGAACACAACACTTTGCCTAAAATTACAGGACCAGTGTATGGCTCAAAGCGGGAGATTTACGTGTTAACCAGTTATTACACAGCAAGTGTTGGCGAAGAGTTTGCATATCTGATACAGTCATTACATCGTGGCACAGTCATTGGGGAAATTACGTCTGGTACCCTAATGCACTCAAAGACCTTTAAAATAGAGGGGACcaatattgccatcactgttccTTTCATAAACTTTATCGACAACAATGGAGAATTCTGGCTGGGAGGTGGGGTGGTCCCTGATGCCATTGTGCTTGCTGAAGAAGCAGTGGACCATGTTCATGAGATTGCTGAATTTCACAAAGGACTAAATTCCCTTATACAAGgagctggagatttgttagaaGATCACTACGCAATCCATGAAGTCGCGCTAAAGGTTAGCAAGGTGCTGGTAAGTAAATGGGCTGACGGATTATACCGATCGGTGGTTGACTTTGAGTCTTTGGCATCACAGCTGACAGCAGATCTCCAAGAGACTTCAGGTGATCACCGACTGCATGTTTTCCACTGTGATGTTGAGCCTGAGTCACTTCATGAACTTCCAAAGATTCCTACAGCAGAGGAAGTGGGCTATATAATTGATGCTCTTTTTAAAATTGAGCTTCTGCCAGGTAACATTGGCTATTTAAGGTTTGATATGATGGCAGACATAGAAGTGGTAAAAGCCATCGGGCCCCATCTTATAAAATCTGTTTGGAGCAAGATAATAAACACAGATGCCCTCATAATTGATATGAGGTACAACACTGGTGGTTATTCAACCGCTATTCCACTTTTGTGTAGCTATTTCTTTGATGCAGAACCTTTACACCATCTTTACTCTGTTTTTGACCGAACGACAACCACAATGACAGAAGTCATGACAGTTCCACAGGTGAGGGGTCAAAGATACGGATCCTCCAAGGAACTATTCATCTTGACCAGTCATATGACTGGATCAGCAGCCGAAGTGTTCACTCGCACAATGAAGGACCTAAATCGGGCCACAATTGTTGGCGAGCCAACAACTGGTGGGTCTTTATCAAGTAGAACGTATCAGATCGGAGACACTGTCCTGTATGCGTCCATTCCTAACCAAGCTGTTTTTAGTGCCATCACTGGAAAAATGTGGAGCTTTTCGGGGGTTGAGCCCCATATTGCTGTCCAGGCAAATGAGGCTCTATCTGTAGCTCAGAAAATCCTAGAGTCAAGGTTGCTGAAGAGAGTGCaaggaaaacaataaaaatgcaaataaaatgacTAGTTAATTAGTTTTTCTGCCTAGGCATCACTTCAATGTAAATGTTTCTATGTGTAGCATGTGTGGCCTTGCAATTAGatgttttgggtttgtttgtttttttcatttaattttttcttggCATTTTACCTTCATTGGATAGAGATAGTGAAGGTAGACAGGAAAGCCGAGAGACAGTGgggaagacatgcagcaaaggtCCCTGCTTTCAGTGGACGCTTTCGTGATATGTTTTTGCCTGAGCTAAACTGGCACctgaagtatttttattttaagtcatgggtgtcaaactcattttagtcAATGGGTACTTTTCTCAGATTGATTTTAGATCCAAAATTTTGGGTCAACTCAAGGAAGACAGTGGTTTTAGAGAATCTTGAAACTCATGGGGACCTTGATACTTTCCAGCAAAaatttctggcacaacttcacctacttccaaggtgcatggagaggATGAAACAATTCACaatgcaggaactccagcaacacttaaggGAAGAGGAAAAGCTGGAGTTCCTGCATTGTGACCTTGAAACTTTCAAAAGAACTGTCTGTGTTCCCGGCACTTTAGGTCATACAGAGGCCAGATCCTGCAAGAACAAGCAACTGCAATGTAActaaacagtttaaaaataaaaaagatttacTGACCTGGACCATACCATGAAAGCATAAATGAACAGTATGTAATGGGTAAAGAAGCACAGGTATATGCTGGAAATCTTCACATTTAGCACACCATTCATTTACAAAACTGATAAACATAATTTGTCTCAGTTTCTCGACATTTCTTCAGTTCACTTTAATTACATTCATTGAAAATCACTGGATTTTTAAAGATCCAACCCTCAAAATAATATTACAGTCCactacaataatttttaaactttttatatttttacattttccatacattttcactgctgttCAGTTAAGCTTGCTTAATCACAAgaagattttatttaaaaaatagaaaCTTTAATGAATTCTCTGCTATTTTCACAAGTTGCAAAGATATTCACTGGGACAGAACTGAGCAAATGGCATGTTTGACACCTTGATTTAAAGGCAGTCTTTTTAAGTAGTTTAACTAATATACCAAACTGTCATtagttgttggtttgttttatatcttttttGTCATTAGGCTTCACGTAATCcagtctttttacttttttcgaAGGCCTTTCTACAAGAACTCAACTTCACTTCAATATGAAATTTTAAGCTCCAAGAGCACTTGCTTGTTATTCCATTTAGAGAGACTTTGAGTAACTAAGTAGCATGAATTAGTATTTGATCTTATTACAGAAGGGAATGTATAAGCTGTGGATATTTTAACTGGGAAAAGCATGTGATGGCTGATGATTCCTTTACAATACATTTGCCCCATTTAAGTGTGTATATTGTGTAAGTAAAACAACTTCCAGTTATTCATAATGTAGGAAAGGTTTTCTtattgtttctttcttctttacttgttttttcCTGTGATACTCTTTAAAATTAtcacattttaaattatatGTAAAATAATGTGGATATTCTTTCGACCATGTCACGTGAAATCcctgtttgctttttgtttgtgattGTGTTTTTTTAGTGTACTCTTCCTCAGTTTAGTGTAATAATGCTcaagtgggtttttttggtcTTTAACAAAAGAACAGTCCAGCAGAGGGAGCAAGTACCAAACAAACTAACCTAAACTAGATCTCCCTCTTTAGTTTTCAGTTGTGCTGCTTTGCTGTTAAATGTGTATAATttctaaaaacaataaagactTAGGTGTTTCTCAGTTATTGATGGAACATTATTGATGGTTTACTCGGCATTTGCTAAGTTTTAACCTTTTTAAAGTTATTCTATCATTTCcattgttttccttcttcaaatATTATGTAAGATTCAAGTTATAATGTTGACCCCATTTGTATATTGCCTTTGCAGCTAAGTGACTTTCCCAGGTCATATATCTTCACTACTCTTAATGCCTTTCTTGATCTTTATCAATTATAAAACTGACCTTATTTGACACAGGAACCTTTCACTCCAGGATACCTTGCATAACTGTAGCACCAGTATCTTTAGCAGCACCTTGTATTACTACATCTACTTAGCTAGATTGTTATTACCTTGCAGAAGCACTCAGGATAATACGATTAGAGGTTTAATGTGGAATAAATCCTCTTATGAGTGTACTAACAAAAACCTTGCAGCCAAAACAGTGCCATTTGACAGAAGACCTCTTTGGGGAAAGAGGTTTGGTTCAACAACGTGCATTTTGTGTCTGCTCGCTTTTTTGTCAGGCTGAACTGGCAAAAAAAATGGCAAAGACTCTCGTTCTGGTGGCATCTCTGCTAATTTTGGGAAATGTTTTCTTTAGCCATGCCTCCTTTCCCCCCAGTGTCATCGTAGACATAGCAACAATCATCTTGAACAATTACTGCTCACCAGAGAAGCTGGTGGGGATGAAGGAGGCAATCGAAGCAGCCAGCAGCAACACAGGTATTCTCAACATGCCAGATGCCGAAACTCTGGCCAATGTCCTCAGCAGCGGGGTTCAGCATACAGTCAGTGACCCACGCCTGAAGGTCTCCTATCAGCCAAACTATGTTCCTGCAGTTCCCCCAAAGTTGCCTCCCCTGCCTCCTGAGCAGCTCATCGCAGTCATCCAGAACTCCATGAAGCTTGATATCCTGGAGGGCAACATTGGCTATCTGAGGATTGATCACATCCTTGGTGAAGAGGCAGCTGAAAAGGTTGGTCCTTTGCTTCTAGACCTTGTCTGGAGTAAAATTTTGCCTACATCTGCCCTGATCTTTGACTTGCGCTACACTGGCAGTGGGGAAGTCACTGGGATCCCCTACATTGTGTCTTACTTCACCGAAGCCGAGCCTCTGATTCACATTGACAGCATTTAT
Encoded proteins:
- the LOC100701151 gene encoding retinol-binding protein 3 → MKILEMAHMTVPLLMMLFLCTLSSNSSFQPALVLEMAKILLENYCFPENLVGMQEAIQQAINSGEILQISDRKTLATVLTAGVQGALNDPRLTISYEPNFVPVMPPTLSSLPKEQLIRLVKNSVKSDILENNVGYLRIDRIVGEETAVKLGSQLMESIWDKIAHTSSLIFDLRYSTAGELSGVPFIISYFSDPESLIHIDTVYDRPSNSTKELWTIPSIVGERYGKEKDVIILTSRRTTGTAEAVAYALKKLRRAITVGERSAGGSVKVQKIRIAQSKFYITVPVARSVSPITGQSWEVTGVSPNVHVIAKEAVAKAKSLLAIRNSIPKVVQSISDKINRFYTFTERVPALLQLLESTDFVSVVSEEDLAIRLNQVLQTVSEDPRLTIKYMPEYAANVEEGPEDDRVPDDPGLLMEYIDTLLKVEILPGNTGYVRFDKFVKSSAKLEEAMAKKVWVPLKDTANLIIDLRYNTGGSSTSLAIILSYLQDTSQKQHFFTIYDRIQNSTTEHNTLPKITGPVYGSKREIYVLTSYYTASVGEEFAYLIQSLHRGTVIGEITSGTLMHSKTFKIEGTNIAITVPFINFIDNNGEFWLGGGVVPDAIVLAEEAVDHVHEIAEFHKGLNSLIQGAGDLLEDHYAIHEVALKVSKVLVSKWADGLYRSVVDFESLASQLTADLQETSGDHRLHVFHCDVEPESLHELPKIPTAEEVGYIIDALFKIELLPGNIGYLRFDMMADIEVVKAIGPHLIKSVWSKIINTDALIIDMRYNTGGYSTAIPLLCSYFFDAEPLHHLYSVFDRTTTTMTEVMTVPQVRGQRYGSSKELFILTSHMTGSAAEVFTRTMKDLNRATIVGEPTTGGSLSSRTYQIGDTVLYASIPNQAVFSAITGKMWSFSGVEPHIAVQANEALSVAQKILESRLLKRVQLMSVLTKTLQPKQCHLTEDLFGERGLVQQRAFCVCSLFCQAELAKKMAKTLVLVASLLILGNVFFSHASFPPSVIVDIATIILNNYCSPEKLVGMKEAIEAASSNTGILNMPDAETLANVLSSGVQHTVSDPRLKVSYQPNYVPAVPPKLPPLPPEQLIAVIQNSMKLDILEGNIGYLRIDHILGEEAAEKVGPLLLDLVWSKILPTSALIFDLRYTGSGEVTGIPYIVSYFTEAEPLIHIDSIYDRPSNTTTPFFTMPDLLGQRYGATKSIIVLTSKNTKGIAEDVAYCLQNLKRATIVGEKTAGGSVKIDKFKVGDSDFYVTVPTAKSINPITGSTWEITGVTPDVEVNAEDALATAIKIINLRAKVPAIIEGSATLIADNYAFENIGADVAAKLKEQLASGTYNMVVSKQSLESKLSADLQTLSGDKSLKTTSNTPALPPMDYTPEMYIELIKVSFHTDVFENNIGYLRFDMFGDFEEVKPIAQVIVEHVWNKVLNTDALIVDLRNNLGGPTTAIAGFCSYFFDADKQIVLDKLYDRSSGTITELQTLPELTGVRYGSKKSVIILTSGATAGAAEEFVYIMKKLGRAMIIGETTAGASHPPKTFQVGETDIFLSIPTVHSDNSAGPAWEGAGIAPHIPVPADGALDTAKGIFNKHLAVKETTS